One window of the Candidatus Bathyarchaeum sp. genome contains the following:
- a CDS encoding winged helix-turn-helix domain-containing protein: MAEQKKDFEVVAQILRVAALGSKESEIMVGCELDRNILEKYMPAMMLMKLITVNKENENIYKTTDKGLEFLRFYHGLRWLIWGKDMDYVLAETMKKLESNKKPYYVR, encoded by the coding sequence ATGGCAGAACAAAAAAAAGATTTTGAAGTGGTAGCACAAATTTTGCGAGTTGCAGCTTTAGGTTCTAAAGAGTCTGAAATTATGGTTGGATGTGAACTTGACCGCAACATCCTAGAGAAGTACATGCCCGCAATGATGCTAATGAAACTGATAACAGTAAACAAAGAAAACGAAAACATATACAAAACCACCGACAAAGGTCTTGAATTTTTACGCTTCTATCACGGATTACGATGGCTAATATGGGGCAAAGACATGGACTATGTTTTAGCAGAAACCATGAAAAAACTAGAAAGCAACAAAAAACCATACTACGTCAGATAA
- a CDS encoding GYD domain-containing protein, with protein sequence MPIYILLSKLTSEGRKTIREKPKRIKEVNIEIKSWGAKVLQQYSLLGPYDFLNIVEAPNNEVITRISIELGARGTIEIISLPAMEINEFIQLVNNRERQRL encoded by the coding sequence GTGCCGATTTACATTCTTTTATCAAAGCTTACTTCTGAAGGAAGAAAAACCATCCGTGAAAAGCCTAAACGAATAAAAGAAGTTAACATAGAGATCAAATCTTGGGGTGCTAAGGTTCTTCAACAGTATTCTTTGCTTGGGCCATATGATTTTCTTAACATTGTAGAAGCTCCAAACAACGAAGTAATAACCCGAATATCCATAGAATTAGGCGCCCGAGGAACCATAGAAATCATAAGCCTACCTGCAATGGAAATCAACGAATTCATACAATTGGTTAACAACCGTGAACGGCAACGCCTCTAA
- the gatE gene encoding Glu-tRNA(Gln) amidotransferase subunit GatE — MGNKYSKIGFKSGLEIHQQLNSKEKLFCSCEPELFKEDPQYTFLRKLRPAQSELGKVDDAALFEFQKEKQILYEANNDTACLVEMDEEPPHDLNSEAVEITLLTSLMMNMKPVDEVHVMRKMVIDGSNTTGFQRTCVVALNGAIDVKGKNVEISQVSLEEDAARKMGTEGQLIRYRIDRLGIPLIEITTAPVLYTPQEAQDAAATIGRILRATRRVKRGLGTIRQDVNVSIRDGALIEIKGVQELDLVSQVIENEVQRQLSLLELKDELKNRGVTESDLTEDFVDVTNVFKNTKSKVLAKAIKQKNPVLAVKLPCFDGLLKKELASGMRLGSELAGMARFWGKVGGIFHTDEMPAYGVTQEEMDELAKILKRQPQDALVFVADTKQNATDALKAVVERAKVALKCVPEETRAANPDGTTKYMRPRPGAARMYPETDVPPIQLTEDYLDELKSRLPELPEQLMKRLMKDYDINQKLVKQLLDSEYLELFECLASQTKVSSTVIAVALTETMKALKRDGVTVESVTDEQFKQLCNSIDTGKTAKESIPEVLTWLAKNEGSTVQEALDSLGLSMMSHKELVALVDEVLEQNSEFIEHRGKGAFGAVMGIIMKKARGRVKPKDVNEILKDKLVN, encoded by the coding sequence ATGGGCAACAAATATTCTAAAATTGGGTTTAAATCGGGACTTGAAATTCATCAGCAACTGAACAGTAAAGAGAAGCTGTTCTGTTCTTGTGAACCAGAACTTTTCAAAGAAGACCCACAGTACACGTTTTTGCGAAAGTTGCGCCCTGCCCAGAGCGAGTTAGGCAAGGTTGATGACGCGGCTTTGTTTGAGTTCCAAAAAGAAAAACAGATACTATACGAAGCAAACAACGACACTGCATGCCTCGTAGAAATGGATGAAGAACCCCCTCACGACCTGAACAGTGAAGCTGTTGAAATTACTTTATTGACTTCCCTTATGATGAACATGAAGCCCGTGGATGAGGTTCATGTTATGCGTAAAATGGTTATTGACGGCTCAAACACCACGGGTTTTCAGCGAACCTGCGTTGTTGCATTGAATGGTGCAATTGATGTTAAAGGAAAAAATGTAGAAATTTCCCAAGTAAGCCTAGAAGAAGATGCTGCCCGAAAAATGGGAACCGAAGGTCAACTGATTCGTTACCGTATTGACCGCCTAGGAATTCCCTTAATTGAAATTACTACTGCACCGGTGCTTTACACGCCCCAAGAAGCTCAAGATGCCGCCGCAACCATCGGAAGAATACTTCGGGCAACCCGCAGAGTAAAACGAGGCTTAGGAACAATCCGCCAAGACGTGAATGTTTCCATACGAGATGGTGCACTGATTGAGATTAAGGGCGTTCAGGAGCTTGATTTGGTTTCTCAGGTAATCGAAAATGAGGTTCAACGCCAATTAAGCTTGTTAGAGCTGAAAGATGAACTGAAAAACAGGGGAGTAACTGAATCAGATCTTACAGAGGATTTTGTTGACGTCACCAATGTATTCAAGAACACAAAATCCAAGGTTTTAGCAAAGGCAATTAAACAGAAAAATCCTGTTTTAGCAGTAAAATTACCATGTTTTGATGGACTCTTAAAAAAAGAACTAGCATCAGGAATGCGCCTAGGTTCTGAATTAGCAGGCATGGCAAGGTTTTGGGGAAAAGTAGGCGGCATTTTTCACACAGATGAAATGCCAGCATATGGGGTTACCCAAGAAGAAATGGATGAGCTTGCAAAGATTCTAAAAAGACAGCCCCAAGATGCTCTAGTGTTTGTTGCTGATACAAAACAAAACGCAACTGATGCCTTAAAAGCAGTTGTTGAACGGGCAAAAGTAGCCTTAAAATGCGTTCCTGAAGAAACCCGTGCAGCAAATCCTGATGGCACAACAAAGTATATGCGTCCACGACCGGGAGCAGCTCGTATGTATCCAGAAACTGATGTCCCGCCAATTCAGTTAACTGAAGATTATCTGGATGAGTTGAAGTCTCGTCTTCCGGAGTTGCCTGAACAATTAATGAAACGGTTGATGAAAGATTATGACATTAATCAAAAGCTGGTTAAACAGTTGCTAGATTCTGAGTATCTGGAACTGTTTGAGTGTCTGGCATCCCAAACAAAAGTTTCTTCGACTGTGATTGCTGTTGCTTTGACCGAGACCATGAAGGCACTTAAACGGGATGGAGTGACGGTTGAATCTGTTACTGATGAACAGTTTAAACAATTGTGCAATTCAATCGACACAGGCAAAACCGCAAAAGAAAGCATCCCCGAAGTTTTGACATGGCTTGCAAAAAATGAAGGCTCCACGGTGCAAGAGGCTCTGGATAGTTTGGGCCTTTCGATGATGTCTCACAAAGAACTGGTTGCGTTGGTGGATGAGGTCTTGGAACAAAATTCAGAATTTATCGAGCATCGAGGAAAAGGCGCTTTTGGTGCAGTAATGGGAATTATCATGAAAAAGGCTCGAGGCCGCGTTAAACCAAAGGACGTTAATGAGATACTAAAGGATAAACTCGTTAACTAA
- the gatD gene encoding Glu-tRNA(Gln) amidotransferase subunit GatD: protein MSEEFTGYRGQTLEQLKKIGAEIGDVIRVTKGDENWEGILIPHSEIGDEFHVVIKMKSGYNVGVHIDSSAKLEKIGEGAKPTFTPPPLPEQNSKLPRIAIVSTGGTIASRVDYRTGGVRAAMSASELYSVVPELSELAVIETEILYSIFSENITSEHWIGTAKAVAKHIKNGVDGVVVAHGTDTLGYSAAALSFALQDLPVPVIMVASQRSADRPSSDAATNLIGAVKAAVSAPFAEVVIAMHETVSDTSIVFHRGTKARKCHTSRRDTFKSVNALPIARLVDGKLDILTKNYRKRDVSRKLKLDTNFDDKVALVKAYPDVNPEIIDWYVNKGYRGIILEGTGLGHVGDYLFSAIKNAVEKDVVVCMTSQCLWGRLNMNVYDQGRDLLALGVVSMDDILPETAYVKLRWVLGQTKDTEEAKKLLKINYSYEYSSRILYDEAKI from the coding sequence TTGAGTGAGGAATTTACAGGTTACAGGGGACAGACTTTAGAACAGTTAAAGAAAATAGGCGCCGAAATTGGTGATGTCATCCGCGTAACCAAAGGGGACGAGAACTGGGAAGGGATCTTGATTCCCCACTCAGAAATTGGCGACGAGTTTCACGTTGTAATCAAGATGAAAAGCGGCTACAACGTTGGAGTTCACATTGACTCTTCAGCGAAACTAGAAAAAATAGGTGAAGGCGCCAAACCCACATTTACTCCGCCCCCTCTTCCTGAACAAAATAGCAAACTCCCTCGAATAGCAATAGTAAGCACAGGAGGAACAATCGCTAGCCGAGTAGACTACAGAACAGGAGGAGTAAGAGCTGCAATGTCTGCAAGCGAACTGTACAGTGTTGTTCCAGAACTTTCTGAACTTGCAGTTATAGAAACAGAAATATTGTACAGCATTTTCAGCGAAAACATAACTTCTGAGCACTGGATTGGAACCGCAAAAGCAGTAGCCAAACACATCAAAAACGGAGTAGACGGCGTAGTCGTTGCCCACGGAACCGACACACTAGGATACAGCGCAGCTGCACTAAGCTTTGCACTACAAGATTTACCAGTTCCTGTAATTATGGTTGCTTCCCAAAGGTCTGCAGACCGTCCAAGCTCTGATGCAGCGACTAACTTGATTGGAGCAGTTAAAGCAGCAGTTTCTGCACCCTTTGCAGAAGTTGTTATCGCCATGCATGAAACAGTTTCTGATACTTCAATTGTTTTTCATCGGGGAACCAAAGCAAGAAAATGCCACACCAGCCGCAGAGACACTTTCAAGTCAGTAAATGCTCTGCCCATTGCACGATTGGTTGATGGCAAATTGGATATATTAACTAAAAATTACAGGAAACGGGATGTTTCACGGAAACTAAAACTAGACACCAATTTTGACGACAAGGTTGCTTTAGTTAAAGCGTATCCTGATGTGAATCCAGAAATTATTGACTGGTACGTCAATAAGGGATACCGTGGAATCATTTTAGAAGGAACAGGATTAGGTCATGTTGGAGATTACCTGTTTTCTGCCATCAAAAACGCTGTAGAAAAGGACGTAGTGGTTTGCATGACGTCCCAGTGTTTGTGGGGTAGATTGAACATGAACGTTTACGACCAAGGTCGGGACCTTCTGGCGTTGGGCGTTGTTTCTATGGATGACATATTACCTGAAACAGCTTATGTGAAGCTTCGGTGGGTTTTGGGTCAAACAAAAGACACAGAAGAAGCAAAGAAGCTTCTCAAAATAAACTATTCCTACGAGTACTCATCCAGAATACTTTACGACGAGGCAAAAATCTAA
- the tpiA gene encoding triose-phosphate isomerase, protein MSKVKVPIIIVNYKTYLESTGKRAVTLSKIADQVSTETGVAIGVAPQFVDLKAVADAVSIPVFAQHIDPIKPGSSTGHILVEAVKEAGAVGTLVNHSERRLKLFDIDAIITKAKENDLCSVVCTNNSAVSAAAAALNPDMVAVEPPELIGSGIPVSQAQPEVVTGTVELVKRINPRVITLCGAGISKAADVGSALSLGTKGVLVASGIVKAKDPKQILTEFAEAIINSKQ, encoded by the coding sequence ATGAGCAAAGTCAAAGTGCCCATTATCATAGTTAACTACAAAACTTATTTAGAATCCACTGGAAAAAGAGCAGTAACTCTTTCCAAAATTGCAGATCAGGTCAGTACAGAAACCGGAGTTGCTATCGGCGTTGCTCCACAATTTGTTGACTTGAAGGCAGTTGCTGATGCTGTTTCTATTCCAGTCTTCGCCCAACATATTGACCCAATAAAACCAGGAAGCTCTACCGGTCACATTCTTGTTGAGGCTGTTAAAGAAGCTGGGGCAGTTGGAACCTTGGTTAATCACTCTGAACGAAGACTAAAACTGTTTGACATAGATGCCATAATCACAAAAGCTAAAGAAAACGATCTTTGTTCTGTTGTTTGCACCAATAACTCTGCAGTAAGTGCTGCTGCGGCTGCTTTGAATCCTGACATGGTAGCTGTGGAGCCTCCAGAATTGATTGGGTCTGGTATTCCGGTTTCTCAGGCTCAACCTGAAGTAGTCACTGGGACTGTAGAGTTAGTCAAACGCATTAACCCCCGTGTAATAACCTTGTGCGGTGCTGGAATCAGTAAAGCAGCAGATGTTGGTTCTGCTCTTAGTTTAGGCACAAAGGGTGTCTTGGTGGCAAGCGGCATAGTAAAAGCCAAAGACCCCAAACAAATACTAACAGAGTTTGCAGAAGCCATAATTAACTCAAAACAATAA
- the nucS gene encoding endonuclease NucS codes for MSKRNPVASLENPTIQQATEFIKSAVAEHKAVIVVGTCWVNYKGRASSKLEPGERMVIIKEDGSVLIHRPTGYVPVNWQPAGCTFQVRNKDETVRIRATRRKPVESLSVYFDVIFVVSAMKLIDNGEFSLHASESDMQKAILIKPSIFEEGFEPISYEKKVEPGFVDVYGLDHKGNLVVVELKRRTAGRDAALQLAKYVDCIKTVTNRQLRGVLVAPRLARGVQTILVGLGLEFKSLDPKVCADILQQSETKKLEDFFN; via the coding sequence ATGTCCAAACGAAACCCTGTGGCTAGCTTAGAAAACCCAACTATACAACAGGCAACAGAATTCATAAAAAGTGCTGTTGCAGAACACAAAGCAGTAATCGTGGTAGGAACATGTTGGGTGAACTACAAAGGACGAGCAAGCTCAAAACTAGAACCCGGAGAACGCATGGTAATAATCAAAGAAGATGGCTCTGTTTTAATTCATCGCCCCACTGGATATGTTCCTGTTAACTGGCAACCTGCAGGATGCACCTTTCAAGTCCGAAATAAAGACGAAACTGTACGGATTCGAGCTACCCGACGCAAGCCCGTGGAATCTCTTAGCGTGTATTTTGATGTTATTTTTGTTGTTTCTGCAATGAAGCTTATTGACAACGGCGAATTTTCATTACACGCCAGCGAATCCGATATGCAAAAAGCGATTCTGATTAAACCATCCATTTTTGAAGAAGGGTTTGAGCCAATTTCTTATGAAAAGAAAGTTGAACCTGGATTTGTTGATGTTTACGGCCTTGACCACAAAGGAAACTTGGTTGTGGTGGAGCTTAAACGAAGAACTGCAGGGCGTGATGCGGCTTTGCAACTTGCTAAGTATGTTGATTGCATAAAAACTGTAACAAATCGTCAACTACGTGGAGTTCTAGTTGCCCCTCGCTTAGCAAGAGGTGTTCAAACTATTTTGGTTGGTCTTGGGTTAGAGTTTAAGTCTTTGGACCCAAAAGTATGTGCTGACATTTTGCAGCAATCTGAAACGAAAAAGCTTGAGGATTTCTTTAACTAA
- a CDS encoding methyltransferase domain-containing protein: MQNWKQKRSNMQHYDLQAEIYDLQYIGEQDKKIETMLESINFGSKDLVLDLGCGTGFLFKHIVKKSKLIVGVDLSKKALVQAKKRAENSSNVELICADADNTPFADYLFDKVFAVTVLQNMPDATKTIQEMKRTGKSEAVFAVTGLKKKFSAESFFELLKNVELKVVKFNDDEQLKGYVAVCVNS, from the coding sequence ATGCAAAACTGGAAACAAAAACGTAGCAACATGCAACATTATGACCTCCAAGCGGAAATCTACGATTTACAGTATATTGGGGAACAGGACAAAAAAATAGAAACAATGTTAGAAAGCATAAATTTTGGTTCAAAGGATTTGGTCTTAGATTTAGGATGTGGAACAGGTTTTTTATTTAAACACATTGTCAAAAAATCTAAATTGATTGTGGGAGTAGATCTTTCCAAGAAAGCCTTAGTTCAGGCAAAAAAAAGAGCAGAAAACAGCTCTAACGTGGAGTTGATCTGTGCAGATGCAGATAATACACCTTTTGCTGATTACTTGTTTGACAAAGTTTTTGCTGTAACAGTTTTGCAGAACATGCCTGATGCAACAAAAACAATTCAAGAAATGAAACGCACCGGAAAATCTGAGGCAGTGTTTGCAGTAACAGGTTTGAAAAAGAAGTTTTCAGCCGAAAGCTTTTTTGAACTATTGAAGAATGTAGAGTTAAAAGTTGTTAAGTTCAATGATGATGAGCAACTGAAGGGTTATGTTGCAGTTTGCGTCAATAGCTGA
- a CDS encoding tRNA uridine(34) 5-carboxymethylaminomethyl modification radical SAM/GNAT enzyme Elp3: MSSEAYREIIQQLLELPSPTKKELESLKMKIARKYCLNIVPSNADIIQHLKPEENLKLIPILRRKVVRSISGVTVVAVMTKPLPCPQETPCAYCPGGPNLGSPQSYTGHEPAALRGSQNDYNPYNQVRNRIEQLENIGHKVDKVELIIMGGTFPSTPEEYQEDFVKQCIDAITKNKSSSLDEAKKFAETSKVRNVGITVETRPDWAKQEQVNQMLKMGVTRVEMGVQNIYDDIYEKVNRGHQIKDVIQATQIMKDSGLKLVYHLMPGLPGSSFERDLEGFKQVFVNPNFKPDMIKLYPCLVVEGTKVYDWWKKGDYKPYTTEQAAELIAEVKKFVPPWVRIMRVQRDIPARLIEAGVKLSNLRQIAAEKLEEQGGRCQCIRCREVGHRWLKDKVKPDPNNIKIQTIKETASGGTELFISAEDPVNDVLLGYVRLRIPSEKAFRPEIAAQNAALVRELRVYGPLVPVGKHFVGAWQHKGYGNILLSEAERAAVEDFDRRKVVVISALGTKPYYKQLGYGYDGPYVSKRVN, encoded by the coding sequence ATGAGCTCTGAGGCGTACCGGGAAATTATTCAGCAGTTGTTAGAACTTCCCAGTCCAACAAAGAAAGAGTTAGAAAGCCTCAAAATGAAAATTGCAAGGAAATACTGTTTAAACATAGTTCCATCTAACGCGGATATAATTCAGCACCTTAAACCTGAAGAAAACCTTAAACTAATTCCGATTTTGAGACGAAAAGTCGTTCGCAGTATCTCTGGAGTAACTGTGGTTGCGGTGATGACCAAACCGTTACCCTGTCCCCAAGAAACTCCTTGTGCCTACTGTCCGGGGGGTCCAAATTTGGGGTCGCCACAAAGTTATACAGGTCACGAACCTGCCGCCTTAAGAGGCTCACAAAACGATTACAATCCGTACAATCAGGTTAGAAACCGCATTGAACAACTTGAAAACATAGGACACAAGGTTGACAAAGTTGAACTAATTATAATGGGGGGCACATTTCCGAGCACACCTGAAGAGTACCAAGAAGATTTTGTTAAACAGTGCATAGACGCAATTACCAAAAACAAATCCAGCTCCTTGGATGAAGCAAAAAAGTTTGCAGAAACAAGCAAGGTTCGTAACGTTGGAATAACAGTAGAAACCCGACCCGACTGGGCAAAACAAGAACAAGTCAACCAAATGTTAAAGATGGGGGTAACCCGTGTGGAAATGGGGGTTCAAAACATCTATGACGACATCTACGAGAAAGTTAACCGGGGACACCAAATAAAAGATGTAATCCAAGCCACCCAAATCATGAAAGATTCAGGATTAAAACTGGTTTATCATCTTATGCCTGGGTTGCCGGGCTCAAGTTTTGAGCGTGACCTTGAAGGATTCAAACAAGTTTTTGTTAACCCGAATTTTAAGCCCGACATGATAAAGTTGTATCCGTGCTTGGTTGTGGAAGGAACCAAAGTTTACGACTGGTGGAAAAAAGGAGACTACAAACCTTACACCACAGAACAAGCCGCAGAGTTAATTGCTGAAGTGAAAAAGTTTGTTCCTCCTTGGGTTCGGATAATGCGAGTTCAACGGGATATACCTGCAAGGTTGATCGAAGCAGGAGTAAAACTGAGTAATCTAAGGCAGATAGCCGCAGAAAAACTTGAAGAACAAGGGGGAAGATGCCAATGTATCCGTTGTAGGGAAGTTGGTCACCGCTGGTTAAAGGATAAAGTGAAACCGGACCCAAACAATATTAAAATTCAGACCATAAAAGAGACAGCTTCAGGAGGAACTGAACTGTTTATTTCTGCTGAAGACCCCGTCAACGACGTTTTGTTGGGGTATGTTCGGTTGCGGATTCCTTCTGAGAAGGCGTTTCGTCCAGAAATTGCTGCTCAAAACGCTGCTTTGGTTCGGGAGCTTAGAGTTTATGGTCCCTTGGTTCCAGTTGGTAAACATTTTGTGGGAGCATGGCAGCACAAGGGATATGGTAACATACTGCTTTCTGAGGCAGAAAGGGCAGCAGTTGAGGATTTTGACCGAAGAAAGGTTGTTGTGATTAGCGCCCTTGGAACAAAACCGTATTACAAGCAGTTGGGTTATGGTTATGATGGCCCATATGTTTCTAAGCGGGTTAACTGA
- a CDS encoding Nre family DNA repair protein: protein MRRLTGGKRNGKIIRPPKKPKQSSSDNKWIRQLLNNNNIAIDLNYNEKQLITKASKSNLCAVCKGGKFLCGKTRCPLVVRFSSYFSSAPLLQSTDLDGACPPGVFVGRIGYPYVYAGPLVPPIHEDTSSYDQPEAWFGKSIDEIVGFRSLLVRGKHRVHVKKFEESGKIMDQTIDLALSVKPVDVELNLKKKPASALVIDDQVQPFGPSAPMKKMQISNPKWDQQIQKAYFDDDLHASDAVTTLFQKGTMVTKIQRAFSVGAFGMKKQRRLVPTRWSITAVDSIISKQMMEKIKTFPEINECRVYESCYLDNVFEILMIPREWSYEAMEAWYPGTAWNQTGDNVLLFSDWEGYDGRTTYASIGGCYYAARLAVGELLLKERRQAAVIVLREAHPGYIMPVGVWQVRENVRNAVQQPALKFNTLKEALEQISSKFEIPLKNWIEKSTLLQRALFQKRITDYFKIKN, encoded by the coding sequence ATGAGGCGACTAACTGGAGGAAAAAGAAACGGCAAAATCATCAGACCACCAAAAAAGCCAAAACAATCCTCCAGTGACAACAAGTGGATTCGCCAACTTTTGAATAACAACAACATCGCCATAGACCTTAACTACAACGAAAAACAGCTCATAACCAAAGCCAGCAAATCCAATCTGTGTGCAGTCTGCAAAGGAGGAAAGTTTTTGTGTGGAAAAACTAGATGCCCCTTGGTTGTTAGGTTCAGCTCTTATTTTAGCTCTGCACCTCTTTTACAAAGCACAGACTTAGATGGAGCATGTCCCCCAGGAGTTTTTGTGGGCAGAATTGGATATCCTTACGTTTATGCAGGTCCGTTGGTTCCCCCCATTCATGAAGACACAAGTAGCTACGACCAACCCGAAGCATGGTTTGGAAAAAGCATTGATGAAATTGTAGGTTTTCGCTCCTTACTGGTAAGGGGAAAACACCGAGTGCATGTGAAAAAGTTTGAAGAATCAGGAAAAATCATGGATCAAACCATAGATTTGGCTTTGTCTGTTAAACCTGTCGACGTAGAACTTAATCTGAAAAAGAAACCCGCCAGTGCATTAGTGATCGATGACCAAGTTCAGCCCTTTGGGCCCTCCGCTCCAATGAAAAAGATGCAAATATCAAACCCAAAATGGGATCAACAAATACAGAAAGCATACTTTGATGATGATTTGCATGCCTCCGATGCAGTAACAACTCTATTTCAGAAAGGAACAATGGTTACAAAAATTCAGCGAGCCTTCAGCGTCGGAGCTTTCGGAATGAAAAAACAGCGGCGATTGGTTCCGACTCGTTGGAGCATAACAGCTGTAGATAGCATAATTTCAAAACAGATGATGGAAAAAATCAAAACTTTTCCAGAAATTAACGAGTGCCGGGTTTACGAGTCGTGTTATTTGGATAATGTTTTTGAGATTTTGATGATTCCGCGAGAATGGAGTTACGAAGCTATGGAAGCATGGTATCCAGGTACCGCATGGAATCAAACGGGAGATAATGTTCTATTGTTTTCGGACTGGGAAGGCTACGACGGACGAACAACTTATGCCAGTATCGGGGGTTGCTATTATGCAGCACGTTTAGCGGTAGGGGAACTGCTCCTTAAAGAACGACGACAAGCCGCCGTAATTGTTTTACGGGAAGCTCATCCAGGCTACATTATGCCTGTGGGGGTTTGGCAGGTGCGAGAAAACGTTAGAAACGCAGTTCAACAACCCGCTCTAAAATTTAACACATTAAAAGAGGCGTTAGAACAAATTAGCAGCAAGTTTGAGATTCCCTTAAAGAACTGGATAGAAAAAAGCACCTTGCTACAAAGGGCTTTGTTCCAAAAAAGAATCACAGATTACTTCAAAATAAAAAATTAG